One genomic segment of Flagellimonas marinaquae includes these proteins:
- a CDS encoding PLP-dependent aminotransferase family protein produces the protein MNSPVFELLNQLVSIDKSLVQPVYVQVAQQIMNAIQRGYLEKGSKLPGTRGLSDLLGVHRNTAVAIYDELASQGWVNIIPNKGTFVVVPENSKVKIKASTQHINRAYEYPKAPGFPFQQSFNLSSTKEETTAKYALSDGKPDLRLHPVHQFSRWYSAAMKRKPLINKWNRTSAFAPSIFSTQLCNYLNATRGFHIEPTHLLNTRSTEMSLYIVSQVLINPGDLVLVGQLSNYVANMIFQQAGAKIKTVPIDDEGLDIGHIMEHYLHENIRCIYVCSNRDYPTTITLSTKRRLQLLELAKIHGFAVIEDDYDHDFQFEGSSMLPMASSDADGNVIYLGKLGQSLFPSFHTGFVVAPEQVITEAKNYLQLLDAQGDLIQEQMLSELISEGEIYRLKKKNIVTYKQRRDALSALLKQHFANILDWRTPSGGLAVWLRFKTPISLIKLAEEAEKLDLFVPKTILYQNKATCAIRFGYGHLNEEELKIVMEKLKQAYLQVVAA, from the coding sequence ATGAATAGTCCGGTTTTTGAATTATTGAATCAGCTGGTATCGATAGATAAATCCTTGGTTCAGCCTGTATATGTGCAAGTGGCCCAACAAATTATGAACGCGATACAAAGAGGCTATTTAGAAAAAGGCAGCAAGTTACCTGGGACACGAGGGTTAAGTGATTTATTGGGCGTTCATCGGAATACGGCTGTGGCCATTTACGATGAATTAGCTTCGCAGGGATGGGTAAACATTATACCCAATAAAGGAACCTTTGTCGTGGTCCCGGAAAATTCCAAGGTAAAAATCAAGGCAAGCACACAGCACATCAATCGGGCATACGAATATCCAAAAGCCCCCGGGTTCCCGTTCCAACAATCCTTTAATCTTTCTTCAACAAAAGAAGAGACTACCGCTAAATATGCTTTAAGCGATGGTAAGCCCGATTTAAGACTGCATCCGGTGCATCAATTTTCCAGGTGGTACAGTGCGGCAATGAAACGAAAACCGTTGATCAACAAATGGAACAGAACAAGTGCTTTTGCCCCTTCCATTTTTAGCACGCAACTGTGTAATTACTTAAATGCCACTCGAGGATTTCATATTGAGCCAACCCATTTATTAAATACACGAAGCACGGAAATGAGCTTGTATATTGTTTCGCAGGTGCTAATTAATCCGGGCGATTTGGTACTGGTAGGTCAACTGAGCAATTATGTGGCCAACATGATATTTCAGCAAGCAGGGGCAAAAATAAAAACAGTGCCCATAGATGATGAAGGCTTGGATATTGGCCATATAATGGAACATTATTTACATGAGAACATTCGTTGCATCTATGTTTGCTCCAACAGGGACTATCCCACAACAATAACCTTAAGCACCAAAAGAAGGTTGCAATTGTTAGAATTGGCCAAAATTCATGGTTTTGCTGTAATTGAGGACGATTATGATCATGATTTTCAATTTGAAGGAAGTTCCATGTTGCCGATGGCAAGTTCAGATGCCGATGGAAACGTTATTTATTTGGGCAAACTAGGTCAGTCTTTATTTCCGAGTTTTCATACTGGGTTTGTTGTTGCGCCAGAACAGGTGATAACCGAAGCCAAAAACTACCTTCAATTATTGGATGCCCAAGGAGATTTAATACAGGAACAAATGCTTTCCGAATTGATATCCGAAGGCGAAATATACCGGCTCAAGAAAAAAAATATAGTCACTTACAAGCAACGTAGAGATGCTTTAAGCGCTTTATTAAAGCAGCACTTTGCCAATATCCTTGACTGGCGAACACCTTCTGGAGGATTAGCTGTGTGGTTGCGCTTTAAAACTCCGATATCCTTAATTAAGCTTGCCGAAGAAGCTGAAAAACTGGATTTATTTGTACCAAAAACCATCCTCTATCAAAATAAGGCTACCTGTGCCATTCGTTTTGGGTATGGACATCTAAACGAGGAAGAACTCAAAATTGTGATGGAAAAATTAAAACAAGCTTATCTGCAGGTAGTAGCTGCATAA
- a CDS encoding flotillin family protein, which yields MLTLPLQMGGGATLLAIGFAILFFFIIIISFIRRYKRCPSDRILVVYGKVGTGNSAKCIHGGAAFVWPVIQDYEFLDLTPISIEVDLTNALSRQNIRVNVPSRFTIGISTEPGIMQNAAERLLGLGMQEVQELAKEIIFGQLRLVVASMDIEEINADRDKFLTNISQSVESELKKVGLKLINVNITDIVDESGYIEALGKEAAAHAINAARKSVAEKNRDGSIGEANAKQDERTQVAAANAKAVEGENVAKIDVANSDSLRRQREAEAERTAIAAEKVQAAKALEESYAAEKDAEMARAERERSSQMADIVVPAQIDKQKVEIEAEAEAEMIRRRAKGEADAILFKAQAEAKGIFEVLTKQAEGLDKIVQAAGDNPKDAVLLLIADKLPELVEKQAEAIKNIKIDKVTVWDSGNSEDGKNSTANFISGMYKSVPPLQEMFNMAGMELPEYLKGKDKVAGKNSKEDLDKPESSESA from the coding sequence ATGCTAACACTACCATTACAAATGGGCGGAGGGGCTACCTTACTGGCCATAGGCTTCGCCATCCTCTTTTTCTTTATTATTATAATCTCTTTTATAAGGCGTTATAAAAGATGTCCATCTGACCGTATTCTTGTAGTCTACGGAAAAGTAGGTACAGGTAATTCTGCAAAATGTATTCATGGTGGGGCCGCATTTGTATGGCCGGTAATCCAAGACTATGAATTCTTGGATTTAACACCAATTTCTATCGAAGTTGATCTTACCAATGCACTAAGTCGACAGAATATCCGGGTTAATGTGCCTTCTCGGTTTACTATTGGTATTTCTACAGAGCCGGGAATTATGCAAAATGCCGCTGAACGGCTTTTAGGACTTGGTATGCAAGAAGTTCAGGAATTGGCCAAGGAAATCATATTTGGTCAATTGCGATTGGTCGTTGCTTCCATGGATATTGAAGAAATCAATGCCGACAGGGATAAATTTCTGACCAATATTTCTCAAAGTGTTGAATCGGAACTGAAGAAGGTTGGGTTAAAACTGATCAACGTTAATATTACCGATATTGTAGACGAATCTGGCTACATTGAAGCACTGGGTAAAGAAGCCGCCGCACATGCCATAAATGCGGCAAGGAAATCCGTAGCAGAAAAGAACAGGGATGGTTCTATTGGTGAGGCCAATGCCAAACAAGATGAGCGTACCCAGGTAGCTGCGGCCAATGCCAAAGCGGTAGAAGGGGAAAACGTTGCTAAAATTGATGTTGCCAATTCAGATTCCTTACGAAGACAGCGCGAAGCAGAAGCGGAACGCACAGCGATCGCAGCAGAAAAGGTACAGGCGGCAAAAGCATTGGAAGAGTCTTATGCGGCAGAGAAAGATGCGGAAATGGCTAGGGCAGAGCGCGAAAGAAGCTCCCAAATGGCAGATATTGTCGTACCAGCACAAATAGACAAACAAAAGGTAGAAATTGAAGCGGAAGCTGAGGCCGAAATGATTCGTAGAAGAGCAAAAGGAGAGGCAGATGCAATACTTTTTAAAGCCCAGGCAGAGGCCAAGGGTATATTTGAGGTACTTACCAAACAAGCAGAAGGTCTGGACAAAATCGTTCAGGCAGCAGGAGACAACCCAAAGGATGCAGTACTTTTATTAATTGCGGACAAACTTCCGGAACTTGTTGAAAAACAAGCCGAGGCCATTAAAAATATCAAGATAGATAAGGTCACTGTTTGGGATTCTGGCAATAGTGAAGACGGTAAGAATTCTACGGCAAACTTTATTTCAGGCATGTACAAATCTGTACCGCCTTTACAAGAAATGTTCAACATGGCAGGGATGGAATTGCCAGAATATTTAAAAGGAAAAGATAAGGTTGCCGGGAAAAACTCTAAAGAGGACTTGGACAAGCCGGAATCTTCAGAAAGTGCATAA
- a CDS encoding cupin-like domain-containing protein produces MKLNLEQIPREKTLSKKEFVQKYFKPQKPVVIERFIEDWPAYSKWSLDYVKEVAGDKEVPLYDDRPVKHDEGFNEPHAKMKMSDYVDLLQSGPTNYRIFLWNVLKEVPVLQKDFYYPDFGLRLMKGLPMLFFGGEDSHTFMHYDIDLANIFHFHFEGKKQCILFSQSETKYLYKIPHSLITREDIDFADPDLEKWPALQHAKGHITELEHGNVLYIPEGYWHHMKYITPGFSMSLRAVARKPRNFGQAVYNIFVMRHFDNLMRKFKGQKWIDWKNEKAVERTQKLLLQK; encoded by the coding sequence TTGAAGCTGAATCTTGAACAGATACCTCGGGAAAAAACCCTTTCCAAGAAAGAGTTTGTCCAAAAATATTTCAAGCCCCAGAAGCCAGTAGTCATTGAGCGCTTTATTGAGGATTGGCCTGCATATTCCAAATGGAGCTTGGACTATGTAAAAGAGGTGGCAGGGGACAAGGAAGTGCCATTGTACGATGATCGCCCAGTAAAACACGACGAAGGATTCAATGAACCGCACGCTAAAATGAAGATGTCCGATTATGTAGATCTATTGCAAAGTGGTCCAACAAATTACCGAATTTTTCTTTGGAACGTGCTCAAAGAAGTTCCGGTACTTCAAAAAGACTTTTATTACCCGGACTTTGGTTTGCGTTTAATGAAAGGGTTGCCCATGCTATTTTTTGGCGGGGAGGATTCACATACCTTTATGCATTATGACATAGATCTTGCCAATATCTTTCACTTTCATTTTGAAGGGAAAAAGCAGTGCATTCTTTTTTCGCAATCCGAGACCAAATACCTCTATAAAATCCCGCATTCCTTGATTACCAGGGAGGATATTGATTTTGCCGATCCGGATTTAGAAAAATGGCCCGCCCTGCAACATGCAAAAGGGCACATAACAGAGTTGGAACATGGTAATGTCCTTTACATTCCGGAAGGATATTGGCATCATATGAAATATATAACGCCAGGATTTTCAATGAGCTTGAGGGCGGTTGCCAGAAAACCCAGGAATTTTGGCCAAGCGGTCTACAATATTTTTGTAATGAGGCATTTTGATAACCTTATGCGAAAATTCAAAGGACAAAAATGGATAGACTGGAAGAACGAGAAGGCCGTGGAGCGAACACAAAAGCTATTGCTCCAAAAATAA
- a CDS encoding TonB-dependent receptor plug domain-containing protein: MKKSILFSAILLTGASQVKAQQDDAVVKVDSLSEVVVTANRIDLPFKENSRTINIVTSSDIKNSAAVNVADLLQQVAGVDIRRRGTGGSQADLYIRGGGFDQTLLLIDGVKMDDAQTGHHTMNAALPLEVIERIEIIKGPAARVFGQNAFAGAINIITKKNLNNSVSLNVEAGSFGQLNGSVTAGVEKENSSHIIHVGRITSEGYRNNSDYDNGNYYLKSIFNKNAQPIEMTATFMERNFGAENFYTTNPTFNEYEETQNSLLAFSTTFNNNKLKIQPRIYWKRNQDLFLLRRNEPSFYRNMHISNKIGVETNASYLSKLGITGFGVEFSKIYLRSNNLGNRDRFMSNVFLEHRFSVADNKLDITPGVALTYFSDFKFKGFPGLDIGYSLTNNFKVYGNIGYTYRVPTYTDLFYNDPVTSGNADLEPEEAFAQELGLKYTTIKFNASIAVFNRDADNLIDYIRNDISEDVFTATNITEVNTKGLELDAAYNFMFKDFVQTLNVGYAFLDDNILDQNEALSRYSLNTLKHQYTTRLSTQLFKNVRQNIVYKYAERTTGQTYNVWDASLAVKVNQAELTITASNIFDADYIESGFVPMPPSNVLFGLRYSFR, translated from the coding sequence ATGAAGAAATCAATTTTATTTTCTGCGATTTTACTTACGGGTGCTTCTCAGGTAAAAGCACAGCAAGATGATGCTGTTGTAAAAGTAGATTCGTTGAGCGAAGTTGTAGTGACCGCAAATCGTATCGATCTTCCTTTCAAAGAAAATTCAAGAACCATAAACATAGTTACCTCTAGTGATATAAAGAACAGTGCTGCAGTTAATGTTGCGGATTTATTACAACAAGTTGCGGGCGTAGATATTAGGAGGCGCGGTACCGGGGGTAGCCAAGCCGACTTGTACATAAGAGGAGGCGGCTTTGACCAGACCTTATTATTGATTGATGGTGTAAAAATGGACGATGCACAAACCGGTCACCATACCATGAATGCTGCATTACCATTGGAGGTAATAGAAAGAATTGAAATTATAAAAGGACCTGCGGCACGCGTTTTTGGTCAAAATGCATTTGCAGGCGCAATAAATATCATTACCAAAAAGAATTTGAACAATTCGGTGTCCTTAAATGTAGAGGCAGGTTCTTTTGGACAATTGAATGGTAGCGTAACGGCTGGCGTGGAAAAGGAAAACTCATCCCATATCATACATGTGGGCAGGATAACATCCGAAGGTTATAGAAACAACTCGGATTATGATAATGGCAATTACTATTTAAAAAGTATTTTCAATAAAAATGCACAGCCTATAGAAATGACAGCTACATTTATGGAGCGTAATTTTGGGGCCGAGAATTTTTACACCACCAATCCTACCTTTAATGAGTATGAAGAAACTCAAAACAGCCTATTGGCGTTTTCTACCACTTTTAACAACAACAAGCTTAAAATACAACCAAGAATTTACTGGAAACGTAATCAAGATTTATTTTTATTAAGAAGAAACGAACCGAGTTTTTATAGGAACATGCATATTTCCAATAAAATTGGAGTGGAAACCAATGCATCCTACCTCTCTAAACTGGGAATTACAGGTTTTGGGGTAGAGTTTTCCAAAATTTATTTAAGAAGTAACAACCTTGGTAATAGAGATCGTTTTATGTCCAATGTGTTTTTAGAGCACCGCTTTAGTGTTGCGGACAATAAGCTGGATATTACACCAGGTGTGGCACTCACCTACTTTTCAGATTTTAAGTTTAAAGGATTTCCCGGATTGGATATAGGGTATAGCCTAACAAACAATTTTAAAGTATATGGTAACATAGGTTATACTTACCGCGTTCCTACCTATACCGATTTGTTCTACAACGACCCTGTTACTAGTGGAAACGCAGATTTGGAACCAGAGGAAGCTTTTGCACAAGAATTAGGATTAAAGTATACCACAATCAAGTTTAACGCTAGTATAGCTGTTTTTAACAGAGATGCGGATAATCTTATAGATTATATCAGAAACGATATTTCTGAAGACGTATTTACAGCTACTAATATTACAGAGGTAAATACCAAAGGTCTGGAGCTGGATGCCGCCTATAATTTTATGTTCAAAGATTTTGTTCAGACACTGAATGTAGGCTACGCTTTTTTGGATGATAATATTCTGGATCAGAATGAAGCATTATCGCGATATTCTTTGAACACTTTAAAACATCAATACACCACACGCCTAAGTACGCAATTGTTCAAGAATGTACGTCAGAATATAGTTTATAAGTACGCAGAACGTACTACGGGACAAACCTATAATGTTTGGGATGCCTCTTTGGCCGTTAAAGTAAATCAGGCTGAGCTTACCATAACGGCTAGCAATATTTTCGATGCAGATTACATAGAGTCGGGTTTTGTGCCCATGCCGCCGAGCAACGTGCTTTTCGGTCTGCGTTATAGTTTTAGATAG
- a CDS encoding ribonuclease E/G yields MNRELIVRSTPEAVDFALLKDGKLVELHKEEDNNNFSVGDIFLAKIRKPVTGLNAAFVNVGYEKDAFLHYHDLGPQLSSMLKFIKKAKTGKLKDYTLKDFPFEKDIDKNGSINDVLKANQSLLVQIVKEPISTKGPRISSELSIAGRYLVMVPFSDRVSVSQKIASKEEKDRLIRLVKSIKPKGFGVIIRTVAEGKKVAELDKDLQNLLSKWVAMCKKLQRAPHPSKVLVELNRASSILRDVFNDSFTGIHVDDETLYNQIKDYVHEIAPEKESIVKQYTGSAPIFEKFGIERQIKTSFGRTASMSRGAYLVIEHTEALHVIDVNSGNRSNKAKNQEDTALEVNLLAATEIARQLRLRDMGGIIVVDFIDMTKGDHRRKLYDHLREEMKDDRAKHKILPPSKFGLVQITRQRVRPEMNIKTSEENPNLAGAEVEAPIVLIDKIQADLERILKQKQKNNGIVLNIHPFIAAYLTKGFPSIRSKWFKTYKKWIKIQPRDAYTYLEYRFKDKDGKTIRA; encoded by the coding sequence GTGAATAGAGAATTAATAGTAAGATCTACGCCGGAAGCAGTCGATTTTGCCTTATTAAAGGATGGAAAATTAGTAGAATTACACAAAGAAGAAGACAACAACAACTTTTCCGTAGGGGATATTTTCCTAGCCAAGATTAGAAAACCCGTAACGGGCCTTAATGCGGCTTTCGTTAACGTAGGTTATGAAAAAGATGCGTTCCTGCACTACCATGACCTCGGACCACAACTGTCTTCCATGTTGAAATTTATCAAAAAAGCTAAAACAGGGAAGTTAAAGGACTACACCCTAAAAGATTTTCCATTTGAAAAAGATATTGACAAGAATGGCAGCATCAACGATGTATTAAAAGCCAATCAGTCGCTACTCGTACAAATTGTAAAAGAACCCATCTCCACCAAGGGACCAAGAATAAGCTCCGAGCTTTCTATCGCTGGGCGATACTTGGTAATGGTGCCTTTTTCAGATAGAGTTTCGGTATCCCAAAAGATAGCGAGCAAAGAAGAAAAGGACCGACTTATTAGACTTGTAAAAAGTATAAAACCCAAAGGATTTGGTGTAATTATCCGTACCGTAGCAGAAGGCAAAAAGGTTGCAGAACTGGACAAAGATCTCCAGAACTTGTTATCCAAATGGGTAGCAATGTGCAAGAAATTGCAAAGAGCGCCCCATCCATCCAAAGTATTGGTGGAATTGAACAGGGCCTCCTCCATCCTTAGGGATGTATTCAACGATTCCTTTACCGGAATCCATGTTGATGATGAAACGCTTTACAACCAAATCAAGGATTATGTGCACGAAATCGCACCAGAAAAAGAATCCATTGTAAAGCAATACACCGGTTCGGCACCCATTTTTGAAAAATTTGGTATTGAACGCCAAATAAAAACCTCGTTTGGCCGAACTGCATCCATGAGCCGAGGAGCTTATCTTGTAATTGAGCATACCGAAGCGCTGCACGTTATAGACGTAAACAGTGGTAACCGCTCCAACAAGGCAAAAAACCAAGAGGATACAGCATTAGAGGTAAACCTATTGGCCGCTACCGAAATTGCAAGACAATTACGATTGCGGGACATGGGTGGAATCATCGTTGTGGATTTTATTGATATGACCAAAGGCGATCACCGCAGAAAACTGTACGATCACCTTAGGGAAGAAATGAAGGACGATAGGGCCAAACACAAAATTTTGCCCCCGAGTAAATTTGGACTTGTTCAAATTACACGACAAAGAGTGCGTCCGGAAATGAATATAAAAACCAGCGAGGAAAACCCGAACCTGGCGGGAGCCGAAGTAGAAGCTCCCATTGTGTTGATCGATAAGATCCAAGCGGACTTGGAAAGAATCCTAAAACAAAAGCAAAAAAACAATGGAATTGTTCTTAATATCCATCCGTTTATTGCAGCTTACCTTACCAAAGGGTTCCCATCTATCCGTTCCAAATGGTTCAAAACCTATAAAAAATGGATAAAGATCCAACCTAGGGATGCTTACACGTATCTCGAATATCGTTTTAAGGATAAAGACGGTAAAACAATACGAGCATAA
- a CDS encoding glycogen debranching protein, producing the protein MKIRIPLLCSLLILACTPKSEPLLSDILKETPSISGNSEYLSSPFVTAGNRVYMVGHQDGTFPPLGWHIKGEMGGIWNHPIKLMDGFDAELTVNANTYLLNKASEFVNYPFANKHIFELEDDTLVIERVQFVPDNIQGISIQFIIRNNSSKNIEGQLKFTGHTNLRPTWLGEQSKMLDTKDYGVLKENHWLVKDSLNPWHNVFGSDQAPIATQEIKSAKQPNCTSHFLTYTVQVPSKSEQVINFAVAGSYTSEEIALDQYKTILSQRKDLFQEKKSRYEALTNQSKLTIPDKHLQETFKWLKYNCDWLVRTIPEIGTGIGAGIPDYPWYFGVDSEYALKGYMAIGQDKVVEQTIELLDSVSMAVNTNGRILHEMSTNGVVFNKGNINETPQFTSLIWEIYKWNGDKEFLTRYFPTIKKGLNWLLEENDDNNNLFPDGFGMMEIHGLDSEMIDVASYTQRAFADAALIAEELGNSELAKKYQNLADELKTKINEQFWSETFNSYADFIGTDDQALHLIEDALVRADTLNKPWAIEELEATKQQILSNPSDTPRPFVLYHNWVVNTPMEMGIADSTKAILALDNATKFTNPFGVFVTGIDRDESAGEDDGSFEGSKVFSYTGAVMTLPTGVQAIAENNYGRPDRALDYLQRMSRTFSYALPGSIYEVSPDYGMMTQAWNIYAFAVPIVNQFFGIQPMAHKKTIVIEPQMPTEWGEASLENVKVGDNTVSIWYSGSKIKIQQTRGDWKIRLVLPEADYMATEGNPERTTTNGKTILTFSDKDIVVSK; encoded by the coding sequence ATGAAAATTAGAATCCCCTTGCTTTGCTCCTTATTGATTTTGGCCTGTACCCCAAAATCTGAACCGTTACTTTCCGACATATTGAAAGAGACCCCTAGTATTTCGGGGAACAGCGAATATTTGTCCTCTCCTTTTGTAACGGCCGGGAACAGAGTTTACATGGTCGGACATCAAGATGGTACCTTCCCGCCTTTGGGTTGGCACATAAAGGGCGAAATGGGTGGAATATGGAACCACCCCATTAAACTTATGGATGGCTTTGATGCAGAACTAACTGTGAACGCAAACACATATTTACTCAACAAGGCTTCGGAATTTGTGAACTACCCCTTTGCCAACAAACACATTTTTGAACTTGAAGACGATACCCTTGTAATTGAGCGAGTTCAGTTTGTGCCCGATAACATTCAAGGCATTTCGATACAGTTCATCATAAGAAACAATAGTTCCAAAAATATAGAAGGACAATTAAAATTCACTGGGCATACCAATTTAAGACCCACATGGCTAGGGGAACAATCCAAAATGTTGGACACCAAAGACTATGGGGTTTTAAAAGAAAATCACTGGTTGGTAAAAGACAGTTTAAATCCATGGCACAATGTTTTTGGGTCGGACCAAGCCCCAATTGCAACACAGGAAATCAAAAGTGCAAAACAACCCAACTGTACTTCCCATTTTTTAACCTATACCGTTCAAGTACCTTCTAAATCCGAGCAGGTTATCAACTTTGCCGTAGCTGGCTCTTATACTTCCGAAGAAATTGCACTAGATCAATACAAAACCATACTGAGCCAACGCAAAGACTTGTTTCAAGAAAAGAAATCCCGCTACGAAGCGCTTACAAATCAGTCCAAGCTGACTATTCCTGACAAACACTTACAAGAAACCTTTAAGTGGTTAAAGTACAATTGTGATTGGTTGGTGCGCACAATTCCAGAGATAGGAACAGGAATTGGGGCCGGTATACCGGATTACCCCTGGTATTTTGGGGTCGATAGCGAATATGCCCTAAAAGGCTACATGGCCATTGGACAGGATAAAGTAGTTGAACAGACCATAGAACTTTTGGACAGTGTTTCCATGGCCGTTAACACCAACGGTAGGATTCTTCATGAAATGTCCACCAACGGAGTAGTTTTTAATAAAGGTAATATTAATGAAACTCCCCAGTTCACATCGTTGATATGGGAAATATACAAATGGAACGGCGACAAAGAATTTTTGACCAGGTATTTTCCGACCATAAAAAAGGGGTTGAATTGGCTATTGGAAGAAAACGACGACAACAACAACCTTTTTCCCGATGGCTTTGGAATGATGGAAATCCATGGACTTGACAGTGAAATGATCGATGTTGCCTCTTACACCCAACGAGCTTTTGCCGATGCTGCCCTGATAGCCGAAGAATTGGGCAATTCGGAATTGGCCAAAAAATATCAAAATTTGGCAGATGAGCTAAAGACAAAGATCAACGAACAGTTTTGGTCGGAGACGTTTAATTCTTATGCGGATTTTATTGGAACCGATGACCAAGCCCTTCATTTAATAGAAGATGCCTTGGTAAGGGCGGACACTTTGAACAAACCTTGGGCCATTGAAGAGCTGGAGGCCACCAAACAACAAATTTTGAGCAACCCTTCCGATACACCCAGGCCTTTTGTGCTTTATCATAACTGGGTGGTGAACACTCCCATGGAAATGGGAATTGCAGATTCCACCAAAGCGATTTTGGCCTTGGACAATGCCACAAAATTTACTAATCCATTTGGGGTTTTTGTAACAGGAATCGATCGTGATGAAAGCGCAGGCGAGGACGATGGTTCCTTTGAAGGCAGCAAGGTATTTTCCTATACCGGTGCGGTAATGACACTCCCAACAGGGGTACAGGCCATTGCCGAGAACAATTATGGTCGTCCAGATCGAGCTTTGGACTATTTACAGAGAATGTCCCGCACTTTTAGCTATGCGCTACCGGGAAGTATCTACGAAGTTTCCCCGGATTACGGAATGATGACCCAAGCTTGGAATATTTATGCCTTTGCTGTTCCCATTGTAAATCAATTTTTTGGAATTCAACCTATGGCGCATAAAAAAACCATTGTTATTGAACCACAGATGCCAACGGAATGGGGCGAAGCATCTTTGGAAAATGTAAAAGTAGGGGACAATACTGTTTCGATTTGGTACTCTGGCAGCAAAATCAAGATTCAACAGACTCGTGGCGATTGGAAAATAAGGCTCGTATTGCCCGAGGCAGATTATATGGCAACCGAGGGCAATCCAGAAAGGACCACAACAAATGGAAAAACCATCCTTACTTTTTCGGATAAGGACATTGTTGTTTCCAAATAG
- a CDS encoding regulatory protein RecX, whose product MRSQFSGQKFYSIQEATQKMERYCAYQERCHKEVTEKLKNMNMIPEAIDQIIGHLIQENFLNEERFAKAFARGKFNIKKWGANRIKNELKYRDISAYNIKSALAEISDEDYLRTLDELARKRLDQIKETNSFKKKKKLADYLLYRGWESHLVYEKTNELIR is encoded by the coding sequence ATGAGATCACAATTTTCCGGACAGAAGTTTTACTCCATCCAAGAAGCAACCCAAAAAATGGAACGCTACTGTGCCTACCAGGAACGATGCCACAAAGAGGTAACGGAAAAACTAAAAAATATGAACATGATCCCTGAGGCCATAGATCAAATTATTGGGCATTTGATACAGGAAAACTTTTTGAACGAGGAACGTTTTGCAAAGGCATTTGCACGTGGAAAGTTCAATATTAAAAAGTGGGGGGCAAACCGCATAAAAAATGAGTTAAAGTATAGGGACATTTCTGCCTACAACATAAAGAGCGCCCTGGCTGAAATCTCCGATGAAGATTATTTAAGGACCTTGGATGAGCTGGCCAGAAAAAGATTAGACCAGATCAAGGAAACCAATAGCTTTAAAAAAAAGAAGAAATTGGCAGATTATTTACTCTACCGTGGATGGGAGAGCCATTTGGTCTACGAAAAAACCAACGAGCTGATCAGGTAG